The following is a genomic window from Longimicrobium sp..
AACGGGAAAGCCTTCCTCGCGAAGACCGTCGATGTGGAACTCGCTGGCATCGCGCATGTTCGCCTCTGCCTTTTCGCGCGTTGCTCCGGTGCTGGCGCAGCCCGGTAGATCCGGCGAGTAGGCCGAGTACCCCGTGGACCTGCGCTCCAGGACGATCCTGTAGTTGCTCATGGCTCACGCCTCCCGTTGAGGATGATGCGGGGAGCTTAGTGCCGGGCCGAGTAGCGCGCCAGCATCCACACGGCGGCACGCTGCATCACCACCAGGCCCGCGGTGATGGCCACGGCGATGGCGAAGAGCGCGATGTTGCTCTCGTCGCCCGCGCGCAGCGAAAAGCTCAGCGCGGTGGAAACGGCTGGCGGATGGACCGCGTCGGACAGGATCATCAGCAGGATGGTGGCGACCATCGAAAGCGCGGCGCCGGTGTACCCGGGGCCCAGCACCATGAAAGCCATCAGCCCCAGCACGGCCGCGCCCAGCTGCGAGATCACCAGCGTCCGCACGCGGTTGGTCCCGTGCTCCGGGTCCATGTAGATCAGGAACGCGCTGGACGCCAGCGACGCGAACAGCAGGCGCTGCTCGCTGAGCGTCTCCACCAGGAACAGCACCAGCAGCACCGTCGCGGTCGGCAGGGCGGCCAGCATCAGCTCGCCTTTCAGGTGCAGCCGCTGGCGGATGGTGCGCGTGATCCGCTCGCCCGGCCGCAGGCTCTCCTGTTCCATCAGCGCGCGCCTTC
Proteins encoded in this region:
- a CDS encoding type II toxin-antitoxin system HicB family antitoxin, with translation MSNYRIVLERRSTGYSAYSPDLPGCASTGATREKAEANMRDASEFHIDGLREEGFPVPEPRAR
- a CDS encoding HPP family protein — translated: MEQESLRPGERITRTIRQRLHLKGELMLAALPTATVLLVLFLVETLSEQRLLFASLASSAFLIYMDPEHGTNRVRTLVISQLGAAVLGLMAFMVLGPGYTGAALSMVATILLMILSDAVHPPAVSTALSFSLRAGDESNIALFAIAVAITAGLVVMQRAAVWMLARYSARH